A stretch of Allostreptomyces psammosilenae DNA encodes these proteins:
- a CDS encoding sporulation protein, producing MAFRKFLSALGVNAPSVETVLTTGDVRPGDTVTGHVTVQGGGADVDIEHLTLELVVRAEERESDEHAWQNPYPVTSQRWDGPLRLEAGGTRTHEFALELPWETPLTHSNGRRVPGARAAVRTTLAIDNAVDRGDLDELAVHPLPLQQRLLDAYAELGFRLSEAEVKLGTVNGGHNQKSGHWQEFEIYAPPGRYNLTRLETVFIARADSLDLITGAHGPFPAPYAELAERDWTGWLDEVLRKNFGR from the coding sequence ATGGCCTTCCGCAAGTTCCTGTCCGCGCTCGGCGTCAACGCCCCGTCCGTGGAGACCGTCCTGACGACGGGCGACGTCCGCCCGGGTGACACCGTCACCGGGCACGTCACCGTCCAGGGCGGTGGCGCGGACGTCGACATCGAGCACCTCACGCTGGAGCTGGTCGTCCGCGCCGAGGAGCGCGAGAGCGACGAGCACGCCTGGCAGAACCCGTACCCGGTCACCTCGCAGCGCTGGGACGGTCCGCTCCGGCTGGAGGCCGGCGGCACCCGCACCCACGAGTTCGCCCTGGAACTGCCCTGGGAGACGCCGCTCACCCACTCCAACGGCCGGCGCGTGCCCGGCGCCCGCGCCGCCGTCCGCACCACCCTGGCCATCGACAACGCCGTCGACCGCGGCGACCTCGACGAGCTGGCCGTGCACCCGCTCCCGCTCCAGCAGCGGCTGCTGGACGCCTACGCCGAGCTGGGCTTCCGGCTCTCCGAGGCCGAGGTGAAGCTCGGGACCGTGAACGGCGGGCACAACCAGAAGTCCGGCCACTGGCAGGAGTTCGAGATCTACGCCCCTCCCGGGCGGTACAACCTCACCCGCCTGGAGACGGTCTTCATCGCGCGGGCGGACTCCCTGGACCTCATCACCGGCGCCCACGGCCCCTTCCCCGCCCCCTACGCGGAGCTCGCGGAGCGGGACTGGACCGGCTGGCTGGACGAGGTCCTGCGGAAGAACTTCGGCCGGTAG
- a CDS encoding MFS transporter → MDSADPARAGTPDGASGGSAGLAPGGVALRRRRVAVSLLFLLAGTVIGTWTARIPAVKEGLGLGDGGLSIGLLALAAGSITGMQAVGRLVDRWGGPRIAVPAVFADGAMLVLPAHATGLPTLAVALFVFGAAHGALNVAMNAAAVEVEQAARRPIMSSFHAFYSIGGFLGAAVGGVFAGAGLGTAATFTTVAVGVFLLAPWAARWVLPSRPARAPADAAPADRPGDGRRAGRSGGVFFLGVLGFSCLVGEGAAADWSTVYLRDSLGSGAGFAAAAYAAFSVAMTAGRLAGDRLAAALGRVTLVRCCGLVAAVGLGAALLVHHPVAGVVGFGCLGAGLSCIAPQVFSAAGNRDPARAGQAIARVASLSYLGFFVGPVVIGAVAELSGLPLALGIPAVLALFVAAAAPALRAPTTAEPPRAASGASG, encoded by the coding sequence GTGGACAGCGCGGATCCGGCGCGTGCCGGCACACCTGACGGCGCATCGGGCGGATCGGCCGGCCTGGCGCCGGGGGGCGTCGCGCTGCGGCGACGACGGGTGGCGGTGTCGCTGCTGTTCCTGCTCGCGGGCACCGTCATCGGCACCTGGACCGCCCGCATCCCCGCCGTCAAGGAAGGGCTCGGGCTCGGCGACGGCGGCCTGAGCATCGGTCTGCTCGCCCTGGCCGCCGGCTCCATCACCGGCATGCAGGCGGTCGGGCGACTGGTCGACCGGTGGGGCGGTCCCCGGATCGCCGTGCCGGCGGTGTTCGCCGACGGCGCGATGCTGGTCCTCCCCGCCCACGCGACCGGGCTCCCGACGCTCGCGGTGGCCCTGTTCGTCTTCGGCGCCGCCCACGGGGCGCTGAACGTGGCGATGAACGCAGCCGCCGTCGAGGTGGAGCAGGCCGCGCGCAGGCCGATCATGTCCTCCTTCCACGCCTTCTACAGCATCGGCGGCTTCCTCGGGGCGGCCGTCGGCGGAGTGTTCGCCGGCGCCGGCCTCGGAACGGCGGCCACGTTCACCACCGTGGCCGTTGGCGTCTTCCTGCTCGCCCCGTGGGCCGCCCGCTGGGTGCTGCCCTCCCGCCCGGCGCGGGCCCCGGCCGACGCCGCCCCGGCCGACCGGCCGGGGGACGGCCGCCGGGCGGGCCGGTCCGGCGGGGTGTTCTTCCTCGGCGTGCTCGGCTTCAGCTGCCTGGTCGGCGAGGGCGCCGCGGCCGACTGGAGCACGGTGTACCTGCGGGACAGCCTGGGCAGCGGCGCCGGCTTCGCCGCCGCTGCCTACGCCGCCTTCTCGGTCGCCATGACGGCCGGTCGGCTGGCCGGCGACCGGCTCGCCGCCGCGCTCGGCCGGGTGACCCTGGTGCGGTGCTGCGGTCTGGTGGCCGCCGTGGGCCTGGGCGCGGCCCTGCTCGTCCACCACCCGGTCGCCGGGGTGGTCGGCTTCGGCTGCCTCGGCGCGGGCCTGTCCTGCATCGCGCCGCAGGTGTTCTCCGCCGCCGGCAACCGCGACCCGGCCCGCGCCGGCCAGGCCATCGCCCGGGTGGCCAGCCTGAGCTACCTGGGCTTCTTCGTCGGCCCCGTCGTCATCGGGGCGGTCGCCGAGCTGTCCGGCCTGCCCCTGGCCCTCGGCATCCCGGCCGTGCTGGCGCTGTTCGTGGCCGCCGCCGCCCCGGCGCTGCGCGCCCCCACCACGGCCGAACCACCCCGGGCCGCGTCCGGGGCGAGCGGATGA
- a CDS encoding CehA/McbA family metallohydrolase: MPERDFPPTRVAGRGRAWYRGDCHVHSAASHGGELTPRRLAAAARAAGLDFLAATEHNTAETHGAWGRLAGDDLLVVLGQEVTSRTGHWLALGLPPGQVVDWRYGVRDGVVERQLERVHRAGGLCVAAHPHAPYPSGTFMYPYRGFDVVEVWNGRWTSDLPWNADNEAALAEWGRALAADVHRGRWRPAMGNSDTHLEGQIAVPHTVVLAEELSTAAVLAGLRAGRSWIAGSAAVELSFTVAAGGRSAGIGERLVTGDDPAVVRVEVSGVPSGTVSLHTERGRAHQASLPGTGSGTVEWHTSAEESGFVRVEVRHPDGHMAALGNPVVLSRTPLHLPTTR; encoded by the coding sequence ATGCCGGAGCGGGACTTCCCGCCCACGCGGGTGGCCGGCCGGGGACGGGCCTGGTACCGGGGTGACTGCCACGTGCACTCGGCGGCCTCGCACGGCGGCGAGCTGACGCCGCGGCGGCTGGCCGCCGCCGCCCGCGCGGCGGGGCTGGACTTCCTCGCGGCCACCGAGCACAACACCGCCGAGACGCACGGCGCCTGGGGCCGGCTCGCCGGCGACGACCTGCTGGTGGTCCTGGGCCAGGAGGTCACCAGCCGGACGGGGCACTGGCTGGCGCTCGGGCTCCCGCCCGGCCAGGTGGTCGACTGGCGGTACGGCGTGCGCGACGGCGTGGTGGAGCGCCAGCTGGAGCGGGTCCACCGCGCCGGCGGGCTGTGTGTGGCGGCCCATCCGCACGCGCCGTACCCCTCGGGCACCTTCATGTACCCGTACCGGGGGTTCGACGTGGTCGAGGTGTGGAACGGGCGGTGGACCTCGGACCTGCCGTGGAACGCCGACAACGAGGCGGCCCTGGCCGAGTGGGGGCGTGCCCTGGCCGCGGACGTCCACCGGGGGCGGTGGCGGCCGGCCATGGGGAACAGCGACACCCATCTGGAGGGCCAGATCGCCGTCCCGCACACGGTGGTGCTGGCCGAGGAGCTGAGCACCGCCGCGGTCCTCGCCGGCCTCCGGGCCGGCCGGAGCTGGATCGCCGGATCGGCCGCCGTGGAGCTGTCCTTCACCGTCGCCGCGGGGGGTCGTTCCGCCGGGATCGGCGAGCGGCTGGTGACCGGCGACGATCCGGCCGTGGTCCGGGTGGAGGTGTCCGGCGTGCCTTCCGGCACCGTCAGCCTGCACACCGAGCGGGGCAGGGCGCACCAGGCGTCCCTGCCCGGGACGGGATCGGGCACCGTGGAGTGGCACACCAGCGCGGAGGAGTCGGGGTTCGTCCGGGTCGAGGTGCGCCATCCGGACGGTCACATGGCGGCGCTCGGCAACCCGGTCGTGCTGAGCCGGACACCGCTCCACCTGCCGACGACCCGGTAA
- a CDS encoding DUF6493 family protein, which yields MNAFPILDRLRRRDPADRELDAAFDAVEAELARTVGDPGRDLLRAVRRGRCDRTLDCLERLPAQGRRAFAEQLKPLARALRARWWDNRPQADALLLAGLGCHGGAAAAARWIGRRDALAWRVDPEVLLCAIGERDAAWYADLATRVAALPTRPGESDYRLVRALARAAGRDSVPVGDAFVTRWVTTRLGRGRPLHVLHPDGTLGHPYGGPDALLRQAQRRRAAGRPPTTPPPPPTLLDDLRADPFLDACVDRFFDAPDVGAVLAADARQVAHEPERTWPGALRLLAEEGRLDRAALLDGCLARLLRGDTTAGLRGWLLLLTTLAPTAEEQAERAADYLRLLADAPTPVATHAQQVLLALDADGRLGSERLAEAAELMLFRPEKKLVRAGLTALDRAARRERPHGRTAPLLLAAATAFSHPDTDLQERAVNLIGRHLRHVDPAALPELTERLALAADAVSPAVRARAAEVLGDALPADPAAADHGAAALPPEPPAAAPVPPAPAPHGDLVELVQDIAVILAHMPAEHDYPLVERVYDGLVRHAHRDADALAEALAETARPFAALAEQLEARVPAAAVHLAPYYLSDPTSATRMLVMALSGAVRDATVLDHTGRHEEVPGGTDALHRAVVDRVVEIAVHARQRPVPQLLSAPTWSDGRISPTDLADRLEAFHRAGATPWPHDLDVALLRLDLADDGAAPAARRARRLPGEAARRVADWIEHGGLGPLVAVRSVQPPPTPAGPYHRPRRSTPRATVAVRATGMPPELGARYRAALADTSVRTRRYSSWTWALPQVMSLLPNHREALAGLLLESVAAQADEDWHGMSRGLATLAEASGPAGEATHLAVAYGLGARWPDDRTVAVDALLTLTARGALDPGRLAADLAELVALGAVKPNRLEEALAEAATAGATAAVWEVLRGLLPALLRLPEPPARGLPGMLATAVDCATRCAASGAIPEIDALAARPGGSRAVREARRLRDALARRPEAP from the coding sequence ATGAACGCCTTCCCCATCCTGGACCGCCTCCGCCGCCGTGACCCGGCCGACCGCGAGCTGGACGCCGCCTTCGACGCCGTGGAGGCCGAACTCGCGCGCACCGTCGGGGACCCCGGCCGGGACCTGCTGCGCGCCGTCCGCCGCGGGCGCTGCGACCGCACCCTCGACTGCCTGGAGCGGCTGCCGGCGCAGGGCCGCCGCGCCTTCGCCGAGCAGCTCAAACCGCTCGCGCGGGCCCTGCGCGCCCGCTGGTGGGACAACCGGCCGCAGGCCGACGCCCTGCTGCTGGCCGGGCTGGGCTGCCACGGCGGTGCCGCGGCCGCCGCCCGCTGGATCGGCCGCCGGGACGCCCTGGCGTGGCGCGTCGACCCGGAGGTGCTGCTGTGCGCCATCGGCGAGCGCGACGCCGCCTGGTACGCCGACCTGGCCACCCGCGTCGCGGCCCTGCCGACCCGGCCGGGCGAGTCCGACTACCGGCTGGTCCGCGCCCTGGCCCGGGCCGCCGGGCGGGACAGCGTGCCGGTCGGCGACGCGTTCGTCACCCGCTGGGTCACCACCCGGCTCGGGCGCGGCCGTCCGCTCCACGTCCTGCACCCGGACGGCACCCTCGGGCACCCCTACGGCGGGCCGGACGCCCTGCTCCGCCAGGCCCAGCGGCGGCGAGCGGCCGGCCGGCCGCCCACCACCCCGCCACCGCCGCCCACCCTCCTCGACGACCTGCGCGCCGACCCCTTCCTCGACGCCTGCGTCGACCGGTTCTTCGACGCCCCGGACGTCGGCGCGGTACTCGCCGCCGACGCGCGGCAGGTGGCCCACGAGCCCGAACGCACCTGGCCGGGCGCCCTGCGGCTGCTCGCCGAGGAGGGCCGCCTGGACCGGGCCGCGCTGCTCGACGGCTGCCTGGCCCGGCTGCTGCGCGGCGACACCACGGCGGGCCTGCGGGGCTGGCTGCTGCTGCTCACCACCCTCGCCCCCACGGCCGAGGAGCAGGCCGAGCGCGCCGCCGACTACCTGCGGCTGCTGGCCGACGCGCCCACCCCCGTCGCCACCCACGCACAGCAGGTGCTGCTGGCCCTGGACGCGGACGGCCGGCTCGGCTCCGAACGGCTCGCCGAGGCCGCCGAGCTGATGCTGTTCCGGCCGGAGAAGAAGCTGGTGCGGGCCGGCCTGACCGCCCTGGACCGGGCCGCCCGCAGGGAACGCCCGCACGGCCGCACCGCGCCGCTGCTGCTCGCCGCCGCGACGGCCTTCTCCCACCCGGACACCGACCTCCAGGAGCGCGCGGTCAACCTGATCGGCCGCCACCTGCGGCACGTCGACCCCGCCGCGCTGCCCGAGCTGACCGAACGGCTCGCGCTCGCCGCCGACGCGGTCTCCCCCGCCGTGCGCGCCCGCGCCGCCGAGGTGCTGGGCGACGCCCTGCCCGCGGACCCGGCCGCGGCGGACCACGGCGCGGCGGCCCTCCCGCCGGAACCGCCGGCCGCCGCCCCCGTCCCGCCGGCCCCGGCACCCCACGGCGACCTGGTGGAACTGGTCCAGGACATCGCCGTGATCCTCGCCCACATGCCCGCGGAGCACGACTACCCGCTCGTCGAACGGGTCTACGACGGCCTGGTCCGCCACGCCCACCGCGACGCCGACGCGCTCGCCGAGGCCCTGGCCGAGACGGCCCGCCCCTTCGCCGCGCTCGCCGAGCAGTTGGAGGCGCGGGTGCCCGCCGCCGCCGTCCACCTGGCGCCCTACTACCTGAGCGACCCCACCAGCGCCACGCGGATGCTGGTGATGGCGCTGTCCGGCGCCGTGCGGGATGCCACCGTGCTCGACCACACCGGCCGCCACGAGGAGGTCCCCGGCGGTACCGACGCCCTGCACCGGGCCGTCGTCGACCGCGTGGTGGAGATCGCGGTGCACGCCCGGCAGCGGCCCGTCCCGCAGTTGCTGTCCGCCCCCACCTGGAGCGACGGGCGGATCTCGCCGACCGACCTGGCGGACCGGCTGGAGGCCTTCCACCGGGCGGGCGCCACGCCCTGGCCGCACGACCTCGACGTGGCCCTGCTCCGCCTCGACCTGGCCGACGACGGCGCGGCGCCGGCCGCCCGGCGCGCCCGCCGCCTCCCGGGCGAGGCCGCCCGCCGGGTCGCCGACTGGATCGAGCACGGCGGCCTGGGCCCGCTGGTCGCCGTCCGCTCGGTGCAGCCCCCGCCGACGCCGGCCGGGCCGTACCACCGGCCCAGGCGCTCCACGCCCCGGGCGACGGTCGCCGTGCGCGCCACCGGGATGCCGCCGGAACTCGGCGCCCGCTACCGCGCGGCCCTGGCCGACACCTCCGTCCGCACCCGCCGCTACTCCTCGTGGACCTGGGCCCTGCCGCAGGTGATGTCGCTGCTGCCGAACCACCGCGAGGCGCTGGCCGGCCTGCTGCTGGAGTCGGTGGCGGCCCAGGCCGACGAGGACTGGCACGGCATGAGCCGCGGCCTGGCCACGCTCGCCGAGGCCTCCGGCCCGGCCGGGGAGGCCACCCACCTCGCCGTCGCCTACGGCCTGGGCGCCCGCTGGCCGGACGACCGCACCGTCGCCGTGGACGCCCTGCTGACCCTGACCGCCCGTGGCGCGCTGGACCCCGGCCGGCTCGCCGCCGACCTCGCGGAACTGGTCGCGCTCGGCGCCGTCAAACCGAACCGCCTGGAGGAGGCGCTGGCCGAGGCCGCGACCGCGGGCGCCACCGCGGCCGTGTGGGAGGTGCTGCGCGGGCTGCTGCCGGCGCTGCTGCGGCTGCCCGAGCCGCCGGCCCGCGGCCTGCCGGGAATGCTGGCGACCGCCGTCGACTGCGCCACCCGCTGCGCCGCGTCCGGGGCGATCCCGGAGATCGACGCCCTGGCGGCACGGCCCGGCGGCAGCCGAGCCGTCCGGGAGGCCCGCCGGCTGCGCGACGCCCTGGCCCGCCGCCCCGAGGCGCCGTAG
- the mgrA gene encoding L-glyceraldehyde 3-phosphate reductase, whose amino-acid sequence MTYVAAENRYDSMSYRRTGDSGVLLPAVSLGLWHNFGDTQPFETQRAVLRRAFDLGVTHFDLANNYGPPYGSAETNFGSAFRADFRPYRDEMFIASKAGYDMWPGPYGNGGSRKYLLSSLDQSLKRMGLEYVDVFYSHRYDPDTPLEETMGALASAVQQGKALYAGISNYAPEQHRQAVEILRGLGTPVLMNQSVYSIMNRGVEGGVLDAVGETGTALIAFSPLAQGLLTDRYLHGEVPAGSRMAVGHFLKRDALSEERLTLIRSLNALAAKRGQTLAQMALAWVLRDPRVVSVIIGASSVAQLEQNLAALDNTSFTAEELAEIDRLCVEGGVQLAG is encoded by the coding sequence ATGACCTACGTGGCCGCGGAAAACCGCTACGACTCGATGAGCTACCGCCGCACCGGCGACAGCGGCGTGCTGCTGCCCGCCGTCTCCCTCGGCCTGTGGCACAACTTCGGCGACACGCAACCGTTCGAGACCCAGCGGGCGGTGCTGCGCCGCGCCTTCGACCTCGGCGTGACCCACTTCGACCTCGCCAACAACTACGGACCGCCCTACGGCTCCGCCGAGACCAACTTCGGAAGCGCCTTCCGCGCCGACTTCCGGCCCTACCGCGACGAGATGTTCATCGCCAGCAAGGCCGGCTACGACATGTGGCCGGGCCCCTACGGCAACGGCGGCTCGCGCAAGTACCTGCTGTCCAGCCTGGACCAGTCGCTGAAGCGGATGGGCCTGGAGTACGTGGACGTCTTCTACTCGCACCGCTACGACCCGGACACCCCCCTGGAGGAGACCATGGGTGCCCTGGCCAGCGCCGTCCAGCAGGGCAAGGCGCTGTACGCGGGCATCTCCAACTACGCCCCGGAGCAGCACCGCCAGGCCGTGGAGATCCTGCGCGGTCTGGGCACGCCGGTGCTGATGAACCAGTCCGTCTACTCGATCATGAACCGGGGCGTCGAGGGCGGCGTGCTGGACGCGGTCGGCGAGACCGGGACCGCGCTGATCGCCTTCTCCCCGCTGGCCCAGGGCCTGCTCACCGACCGCTACCTGCACGGCGAGGTGCCGGCCGGCTCCCGGATGGCCGTCGGGCACTTCCTCAAGCGCGACGCGCTCAGCGAGGAGCGGCTGACCCTGATCCGCTCGCTCAACGCGCTGGCCGCCAAGCGCGGGCAGACCCTCGCGCAGATGGCGCTGGCCTGGGTGCTGCGCGACCCGCGGGTGGTCTCCGTGATCATCGGCGCGAGCAGCGTCGCCCAGCTGGAGCAGAACCTCGCGGCGCTGGACAACACCTCCTTCACCGCCGAGGAGCTGGCCGAGATCGACCGGCTGTGCGTCGAGGGCGGCGTGCAGCTCGCCGGCTGA
- the trxA gene encoding thioredoxin, protein MSTVELTTDNFEEVVAGNDFVLIDFWASWCGPCRMFAPIYDRAAERHPDLVFGKVDTEAQRELAATFEITSIPTLMIVRDRVVVFAQPGALPERALEDVIAKARALDMDEVRRSIESPQAAPEQSPEPLA, encoded by the coding sequence ATGAGTACGGTCGAGCTCACCACGGACAACTTCGAAGAGGTCGTCGCCGGCAACGACTTCGTCCTGATCGACTTCTGGGCGAGCTGGTGCGGACCGTGCCGGATGTTCGCCCCGATCTACGACCGGGCCGCCGAGCGCCACCCCGACCTGGTGTTCGGCAAGGTGGACACCGAGGCGCAGCGCGAACTCGCCGCCACCTTCGAGATCACCTCCATCCCCACCCTGATGATCGTGCGCGACCGCGTGGTGGTCTTCGCCCAGCCCGGCGCCCTGCCCGAACGCGCCCTGGAGGACGTCATCGCGAAGGCCCGCGCCCTGGACATGGACGAGGTGCGCAGGTCCATCGAGTCGCCGCAGGCGGCGCCGGAGCAGTCCCCGGAGCCGCTGGCCTGA
- the polX gene encoding DNA polymerase/3'-5' exonuclease PolX → MARRNDEVEALLAEYADLVQITGGDAFKARAYEKAARAIGGYHADVAELDVDGLRQIPNVGRSIAEKVAEYLRTGTIFMVEEARARVPAGVRELTAIPTLGPKKAMTLYRDLHISSVDQLVDAIKQGRLRDLRGFGEKTEERLLHGVELLRQAGDRILLSTATDLAEEIVGELSGVRGCVRCGYAGSLRRMRETVGDLDVLVAAERSAPFMEAFTRMPGVAEVIAGGEKKTSVRTTRGVQVDLRVLPPHSWGAGLQYFTGSKAHNIRLREMAVRHQLKLSEYGLFDAESGDVVVSETEEEVYARLGLPWIPPTLREDRGEVAAGLRGELPELVRTTDIRGDLHTHTDLSDGLAPLEEMVAAAAERGYAYYAVTDHAPNLYMQRMTDEKILAQRERVRELDRRHRGMRLLHGTELNIDAEGGVDWPGEFLEGFDLCVASVHSYFDLDRAAQTRRLVRACENPHVHVIGHPTGRRIGRRPGIDADLDAVFEACARTGTALEINAHPDRLDLPDEEIMRARRHGVKFAVDSDAHAALHLPYLRYGVGTAQRGWLTKDDVINTWSLRRLRGFLRKEGARAA, encoded by the coding sequence ATGGCTCGCCGCAACGACGAGGTGGAAGCGCTCCTCGCGGAGTACGCCGACCTGGTGCAGATCACCGGCGGTGACGCCTTCAAGGCGCGCGCCTACGAGAAGGCCGCGCGCGCCATCGGCGGCTACCACGCCGACGTCGCCGAGCTCGACGTCGACGGCCTCCGGCAGATCCCCAACGTCGGCAGGTCGATCGCCGAGAAGGTCGCCGAGTACCTGCGCACCGGCACGATCTTCATGGTGGAGGAGGCCCGGGCGCGCGTCCCCGCGGGAGTGCGGGAACTCACCGCCATCCCCACCCTCGGCCCGAAGAAGGCCATGACCCTCTACCGGGACCTGCACATCTCCTCCGTCGACCAGCTCGTCGACGCCATCAAGCAGGGGCGGCTGCGCGACCTGCGCGGCTTCGGCGAGAAGACCGAGGAACGGCTGCTGCACGGCGTCGAGCTGCTGCGCCAGGCCGGCGACCGGATCCTGCTCAGCACCGCCACGGACCTCGCCGAGGAGATCGTGGGCGAGCTCTCCGGCGTGCGCGGCTGCGTCCGCTGCGGCTACGCCGGCTCGCTGCGCCGGATGCGGGAGACCGTCGGCGACCTCGACGTCCTCGTCGCCGCCGAGCGCTCGGCGCCCTTCATGGAGGCGTTCACCCGGATGCCCGGCGTCGCCGAGGTCATCGCCGGCGGGGAGAAGAAGACCTCCGTGCGCACCACCAGGGGCGTGCAGGTGGACCTGCGGGTGCTGCCGCCGCACTCCTGGGGCGCCGGCCTGCAGTACTTCACCGGCTCCAAGGCGCACAACATCCGCCTGCGCGAGATGGCCGTCCGCCACCAGCTCAAGCTCTCCGAGTACGGCCTGTTCGACGCCGAGAGCGGCGACGTGGTGGTCTCCGAGACCGAGGAGGAGGTCTACGCCCGGCTCGGCCTGCCCTGGATCCCGCCGACGCTGCGCGAGGACCGCGGCGAGGTGGCCGCGGGGCTCCGCGGCGAACTGCCGGAACTCGTCCGCACCACGGACATCCGCGGGGACCTGCACACCCACACCGACCTCAGCGACGGGCTCGCCCCGCTGGAGGAGATGGTCGCCGCCGCGGCGGAACGCGGCTACGCCTACTACGCGGTCACCGACCACGCCCCCAACCTCTACATGCAGCGGATGACCGACGAGAAGATCCTCGCCCAGCGCGAGCGGGTGCGGGAACTCGACCGCAGGCACCGCGGCATGCGGCTGCTGCACGGCACCGAACTCAACATCGACGCCGAGGGCGGGGTGGACTGGCCCGGGGAGTTCCTGGAGGGCTTCGACCTGTGCGTGGCCTCGGTGCACTCCTACTTCGACCTCGACCGGGCGGCGCAGACCCGCCGGCTGGTGCGCGCCTGCGAGAACCCGCACGTGCACGTCATCGGCCACCCCACCGGCCGCAGGATCGGCCGGCGCCCCGGCATCGACGCGGACCTGGACGCCGTCTTCGAGGCCTGCGCGCGCACCGGCACCGCCCTGGAGATCAACGCCCACCCGGACCGGCTGGACCTCCCCGACGAGGAGATCATGCGGGCCAGGCGGCACGGGGTGAAGTTCGCCGTCGACAGCGACGCGCACGCCGCCCTCCACCTGCCGTACCTGCGCTACGGGGTGGGCACGGCGCAGCGCGGCTGGCTCACCAAGGACGACGTGATCAACACCTGGTCGCTGCGCCGGCTGCGCGGCTTCCTGCGCAAGGAGGGGGCGAGGGCGGCATGA
- a CDS encoding archease: MSTDDWPDGPGADAGGSADGERGHRSLPHTADVRIEAWAPTREECVAQAVLGLVESFADLATAKPARSVTVSVEEGTAQDVLLAVLDEVVYRLDAFDEVPVDAEVEAVDGGLELRLAVTGTDAVEIVGAAPKGVALHGLRIGAEGPRWSCAVTVDV; this comes from the coding sequence ATGAGCACCGACGACTGGCCGGACGGTCCCGGCGCGGACGCGGGCGGGTCGGCGGACGGCGAGCGCGGGCACCGCAGCCTGCCGCACACCGCCGACGTGCGGATCGAGGCCTGGGCGCCCACCCGGGAGGAGTGCGTCGCCCAGGCCGTGCTGGGCCTGGTGGAGTCGTTCGCGGACCTGGCGACGGCGAAGCCGGCCCGGAGCGTGACCGTCTCCGTGGAGGAGGGCACCGCCCAGGACGTGCTGCTGGCCGTGCTGGACGAGGTGGTCTACCGGCTCGACGCCTTCGACGAGGTGCCGGTGGACGCCGAGGTGGAGGCCGTGGACGGCGGCCTGGAACTGCGGCTGGCGGTGACCGGGACGGACGCCGTGGAGATCGTCGGCGCCGCCCCGAAGGGCGTCGCGCTGCACGGTCTGCGGATCGGCGCCGAGGGCCCGCGCTGGTCCTGCGCGGTCACCGTGGACGTCTGA